One region of Channa argus isolate prfri chromosome 20, Channa argus male v1.0, whole genome shotgun sequence genomic DNA includes:
- the mrtfab gene encoding myocardin related transcription factor Ab isoform X5, translating into MLDTNHCLSFAPSHLGSPPMGDDMEKAQLKMEHDKHVYHSLKEVLQLKLQQRRTREELVSQGIMPPLKSPAAFHEQRRSLERARTEDYLKRKIRSRPERAELVRMHILEETSAEPSLQAKQLQLKRARLADDLNDKISHRPGPIELIHKNILSVSCLLQHSLLDSPKGAGGESSSLDEDSSDALSPDQLTNHDSPLSAVPQLSPSDALTQNGDISPTQFLTQPPPPPVPLPPPPVNGPESSQLQKLTNGMTSETSRHSTGQIKSHTKTSSDRPLHRPKKPKDNKPKVKKLKYHQYIPPDQKADKERPPQMDSSYAKLLQQQQLFLQLQILSQQQQHYNYHTILPAPPKPLTEQPPTTNCGPSPSRSIPTTTTTAPSNQSGTTRQSQTAAGGVKPSTLPANLDEFKVAELKQELKLRGLTVSGTKNDLIERLRNYQEHNGSTSPVLKNGMQMQQNPQGTNSSANKITSSPVSTTNPEHQSGESVFKIALSSLAQVVPGRVMRFGSTSSTPPVSPTPSERSFTSPDETSCNGDLFGEMVSSPLTQLTLHPSPQHPSNISPVSRPLSKVKEEIQSSCCFSKSSSLTGQHPEHLSVAMDTSAMDKDQMLQEKDKKIEELTRMLKQKQRLVETLRSQLEQGKMTGGVVVEKEVSEKNKTSPAVKLQTLKASAIQPPTLPSGLVVKVKKEVELEEGDEGVTEEAQVKKQAQPMQCSQETLLRLQQIHRLQIQQAEQHKQQLQQPRQQQSQVQQQKLAETKLHPQKQQQLKKEAQILLHQQQNLQQLIIQQTQQKQLLAQQKLAQQTLAQQKLSQLKLVQQNQLKQAQGQPNQQKNQAHLKQVQVQIQNQTMMSQKPAGNPAQQRKQLKAQHRQQQKQQTAAVATQQVTPVLINQQNSTQIHAQAISLDLLKANGTPTLVTDSNGNHYLIALTGHTTDGQNGLSSLAKTSGRITLQRLQSSPSKLPSSANQSKEQTEATPVSQPTKKGDKLALHLDTSGVPEPSMSVTAPPNLQPLFDDMSDSESQSNLISSLKREEVCPTYDRHTLFTPPSPKPNTFLPTQRSKENGMNSQQMDDLFDILLKSGEIPGFKANPDPSLAPLHSDPPSPSSPPSPLHLSPPSPTEPLISPQPTVGEPCSGSGRLEDFLESTTGAPLLGMEPDGGLTLIDDLHSQMLSTPSILDHPPSPMDTTDLGFSPHSTGLDFGDPTLDGMDWLDVSMVESTSGGSGGGGEGRGGGADEGDGGTSLAPLAPHTPPSVFSADFLDSTDLQLHWESCL; encoded by the exons ATGCTGGACACCAACCATTGCCTGTCCTTTGCACCCTCCCACCTGGGTTCTCCTCCAATGGGAGATGACATGGAGAAGGCACAGCTGAAGATGGAACATGACAAACATGTCTATCACAGCTTGAAAGAAG TCCTCCAGCTCAAACTTCAGCAAAGACGCACACGAGAGGAACTGGTCAGCCAAGGCATCATGCCAC CACTGAAGAGCCCTGCAGCCTTTCACGAACAGCGGAGGAGTCTGGAGCGAGCAAGG ACCGAGGACTATCTCAAGAGGAAGATCCGGAGTCGTCCTGAACGAGCCGAACTCGTCAGGATGCACATTCTGGAGG AAACGTCGGCAGAGCCATCTCTACAGGCTAAGCAGCTGCAGTTAAAGCGAGCACGATTGGCTGATGACCTCAACGACAAGATCTCCCATAGACCAGGTCCCATTGAACTGATTCACAAGAACATCCTGTCAGTCAGCTGCCTTCTGCAGCATTCACTGCTGG ATTCTCCAAAGGGCGCAGGGGGAGAGAGCTCATCCTTAGATGAAGACAGCAGTGATGCTCTGTCTCCAGACCAGCTGACCAATCATGACTCTCCCCTGAGTGCTGTCCCTCAGCTGTCCCCCAGTGATGCGCTCACCCAGAATGGGGACATTTCTCCCACACAG ttcCTTACAcagccccctccccccccagTTCCACTACCCCCTCCTCCGGTAAATGGGCCAGAATCTTCTCAACTCCAAAAACTAACAAATGGAATGACTTCAGAAACTTCTCGCCACTCTACTGGACAGATCAAG TCTCATACTAAGACGAGTTCAGACCGTCCCCTGCACAGACCTAAGAAACCAAAGGACAACAAACCTAAG GTGAAGAAGCTGAAGTACCACCAGTACATCCCTCCAGACCAAAAGGCAGACAAGGAGCGTCCGCCTCAGATGGACTCGTCGTACGCAAagctcctccagcagcagcagctcttctTGCAGCTGCAGATCCTCAGCCAGCAACAGCAGCACTACAACTATCACACCATCCTGCCTGCCCCCCCCAA GCCTCTCACTGAGCAGCCCCCCACGACCAACTGTGGCCCCTCTCCCTCCCGCAGCATTCCCACGACAACCACGACAGCCCCCTCCAATCAGAGTGGAACAACCCGTCAGAGCCAAACTGCAGCGGGAGGAGTAAAACCAAGCACTCTGCCAGCCAACCTCGATGAGTTCAAA GTCGCTGAGTTGAAACAGGAACTGAAATTGCGTGGTTTGACCGTTTCAGGCACCAAAAACGATCTTATTGAGAGGCTCCGCAACTATCAGGAGCATAATGGCAGCACCAGTCCAGTTTTGAAAAATGGCATGCAGATGCAGCAAAACCCTCAGGGCACAAACTCATCTGCTAACAAGATCACATCCTCTCCGGTCTCAACCACAAATCCTGAGCACCAGTCAGGAGAGAGTGTGTTTAAGATAGCTTTGTCCTCATTGGCTCAAGTGGTTCCTGGGAGAGTCATGCGTTTTGGCAGCACTAGTTCCACCCCACCAGTGTCGCCTACTCCCTCTGAGAGGTCATTCACCAGTCCAGATGAGACAAGCTGTAATGGAGACTTGTTTGGAGAGATG GTGAGCTCTCCTCTTACCCAGCTCACACTGCACCCTTCTCCTCAGCATCCATCAAACATCTCTCCAGTCTCACGGCCTCTCTCCAAGGTCAAAGAGGAGATCCAGAGCTCATGTTGCTTTTCCAAGTCTTCATCCTTAACTGGCCAGCACCCGGAGCACTTGTCAGTAGCCATGGACACATCTGCTATGGACAAGGACCAGATGCTCCAAGAGAAGGACAAAAAGATTGAGGAGTTGACTAGAATGCTAAAGCAAAAACAGAGGCTGGTGGAGACACTCAGGTCCCAGCTGGAGCAGGGCAAGATGACAGGTGGAGTAGTGGTGGAGAAGGAAGTTAGTGAGAAGAACAAAACTTCTCCAGCGGTTAAACTTCAAACTCTAAAAGCTTCGGCTATTCAGCCCCCAACACTCCCCAGTGGCCTCGTGGTGAAGGTGAAGAAGGAGGTGGAGCTTGAGGAAGGGGATGAGGGTGTAACAGAAGAGGCCCAGGTAAAGAAACAAGCTCAGCCCATGCAGTGCTCTCAGGAGACCCTGCTCAGGCTGCAGCAGATTCATCGGCTGCAGATTCAACAAGCCGAACAGCACAAACAGCAGTTACAGCAGCCCAGACAGCAGCAAAGTCAAGTGCAACAACAGAAGTTGGCAGAGACTAAGTTACACCctcaaaaacagcaacagctgaAGAAAGAAGCTCAGATCCTTCTTCATCAGCAGCAGAATCTCCAGCAGCTCATTATACAACAAACCCAACAGAAACAGCTCCTGGCCCAGCAAAAGTTAGCACAGCAGACACTGGCCCAACAGAAACTTTCACAACTGAAGCTGGTGCAGCAGAACCAGCTCAAACAAGCCCAAGGCCAACCAAACCAGCAGAAGAACCAGGCCCACCTGAAGCAGGTTCAGGTGCAGATACAGAACCAGACAATGATGAGCCAGAAGCCTGCAGGGAACCCAGCACAACAGAGGAAGCAGCTGAAGGCTcagcacagacagcagcagaaacagcagacGGCAGCTGTCGCCACACAACAG GTGACTCCAGTCTTAATTAACCAACAGAACAGCACTCAAATCCACGCTCAGGCCATTTCATTAGACCTCCTAAAGGCCAACGGCACACCGACACTGGTCACTGATAGCAATGGTAACCACTACTTGATTGCTCTGACTGGTCACACCACAGACGGACAAAACGGACTGTCGTCATTGGCCAAAACCAGTGGACGCATCACATTGCAG agaTTGCAGTCGAGCCCAAGTAAACTTCCCAGTTCTGCTAACCAGTCGAAAGAGCAAACAGAGGCCACACCTGTTAGCCAGCCAACGAAAAAG GGGGACAAACTGGCGCTGCATCTAGACACCAGTGGTGTTCCAGAGCCCAGTATGTCAGTCACCGCTCCACCCAACCTGCAGCCTTTGTTTGATGACATGTCGGATAGCGAAAGCCAAAGCAACTTAATCTCATCTCTCAAG AGAGAGGAGGTGTGTCCGACTTACGACCGGCACACACTGTTCACCCCTCCCTCTCCCAAACCCAACACCTTCCTTCCTACTCAACGCTCCAAA GAGAATGGCATGAATAGTCAGCAGATGGATGACCTGTTTGACATCCTGCTGAAGAGTGGAG AAATTCCCGGTTTCAAGGCCAATCCGGACCCATCTCTCGCCCCTCTCCATTCTGACCCACCCTCTCCATCTTCTCCCCCATCTCCCCTTCACCTCTCCCCTCCTTCCCCTACAGAGCCCCTCATCTCCCCTCAGCCCACTGTAGGAGAGCCCTGCTCAGGCAGCGGGCGCctggaggacttcctggagAGCACCACAGGTGCCCCTCTGCTGGGCATGGAGCCGGATGGTGGTCTGACACTGATCGAtgacctccacagccaaatgcTTAGCACGCCCAGCATCCTAGACCACCCTCCCTCCCCTATGGACACAACCGACCTGGGCTTCTCTCCTCATTCTACAGGGCTGGACTTTGGTGACCCCACCTTGGATGGTATGGACTGGCTGGATGTCTCCATGGTAGAGAGCACTAGTGGAGGGAGTGGGGGTGGtggagaggggagaggagggggagcTGACGAAGGAGACGGGGGAACAAGTCTGGCCCCACTGGCACCACACACTCCCCCGAGCGTCTTTTCGGCTGATTTTCTGGACAGCACAGACTTGCAGCTGCACTGGGAGTCTTGTCTGtag
- the mrtfab gene encoding myocardin related transcription factor Ab isoform X3 produces MLQPQTTEEPSPGSMEVTGTPVSASSPQSEAVTNELQELSLQPAPNLLPLQERKNVLQLKLQQRRTREELVSQGIMPPLKSPAAFHEQRRSLERARTEDYLKRKIRSRPERAELVRMHILEETSAEPSLQAKQLQLKRARLADDLNDKISHRPGPIELIHKNILSVSCLLQHSLLDSPKGAGGESSSLDEDSSDALSPDQLTNHDSPLSAVPQLSPSDALTQNGDISPTQFLTQPPPPPVPLPPPPVNGPESSQLQKLTNGMTSETSRHSTGQIKSHTKTSSDRPLHRPKKPKDNKPKVKKLKYHQYIPPDQKADKERPPQMDSSYAKLLQQQQLFLQLQILSQQQQHYNYHTILPAPPKPLTEQPPTTNCGPSPSRSIPTTTTTAPSNQSGTTRQSQTAAGGVKPSTLPANLDEFKVAELKQELKLRGLTVSGTKNDLIERLRNYQEHNGSTSPVLKNGMQMQQNPQGTNSSANKITSSPVSTTNPEHQSGESVFKIALSSLAQVVPGRVMRFGSTSSTPPVSPTPSERSFTSPDETSCNGDLFGEMVSSPLTQLTLHPSPQHPSNISPVSRPLSKVKEEIQSSCCFSKSSSLTGQHPEHLSVAMDTSAMDKDQMLQEKDKKIEELTRMLKQKQRLVETLRSQLEQGKMTGGVVVEKEVSEKNKTSPAVKLQTLKASAIQPPTLPSGLVVKVKKEVELEEGDEGVTEEAQVKKQAQPMQCSQETLLRLQQIHRLQIQQAEQHKQQLQQPRQQQSQVQQQKLAETKLHPQKQQQLKKEAQILLHQQQNLQQLIIQQTQQKQLLAQQKLAQQTLAQQKLSQLKLVQQNQLKQAQGQPNQQKNQAHLKQVQVQIQNQTMMSQKPAGNPAQQRKQLKAQHRQQQKQQTAAVATQQVTPVLINQQNSTQIHAQAISLDLLKANGTPTLVTDSNGNHYLIALTGHTTDGQNGLSSLAKTSGRITLQRLQSSPSKLPSSANQSKEQTEATPVSQPTKKGDKLALHLDTSGVPEPSMSVTAPPNLQPLFDDMSDSESQSNLISSLKREEVCPTYDRHTLFTPPSPKPNTFLPTQRSKENGMNSQQMDDLFDILLKSGEPLISPQPTVGEPCSGSGRLEDFLESTTGAPLLGMEPDGGLTLIDDLHSQMLSTPSILDHPPSPMDTTDLGFSPHSTGLDFGDPTLDGMDWLDVSMVESTSGGSGGGGEGRGGGADEGDGGTSLAPLAPHTPPSVFSADFLDSTDLQLHWESCL; encoded by the exons TCCTCCAGCTCAAACTTCAGCAAAGACGCACACGAGAGGAACTGGTCAGCCAAGGCATCATGCCAC CACTGAAGAGCCCTGCAGCCTTTCACGAACAGCGGAGGAGTCTGGAGCGAGCAAGG ACCGAGGACTATCTCAAGAGGAAGATCCGGAGTCGTCCTGAACGAGCCGAACTCGTCAGGATGCACATTCTGGAGG AAACGTCGGCAGAGCCATCTCTACAGGCTAAGCAGCTGCAGTTAAAGCGAGCACGATTGGCTGATGACCTCAACGACAAGATCTCCCATAGACCAGGTCCCATTGAACTGATTCACAAGAACATCCTGTCAGTCAGCTGCCTTCTGCAGCATTCACTGCTGG ATTCTCCAAAGGGCGCAGGGGGAGAGAGCTCATCCTTAGATGAAGACAGCAGTGATGCTCTGTCTCCAGACCAGCTGACCAATCATGACTCTCCCCTGAGTGCTGTCCCTCAGCTGTCCCCCAGTGATGCGCTCACCCAGAATGGGGACATTTCTCCCACACAG ttcCTTACAcagccccctccccccccagTTCCACTACCCCCTCCTCCGGTAAATGGGCCAGAATCTTCTCAACTCCAAAAACTAACAAATGGAATGACTTCAGAAACTTCTCGCCACTCTACTGGACAGATCAAG TCTCATACTAAGACGAGTTCAGACCGTCCCCTGCACAGACCTAAGAAACCAAAGGACAACAAACCTAAG GTGAAGAAGCTGAAGTACCACCAGTACATCCCTCCAGACCAAAAGGCAGACAAGGAGCGTCCGCCTCAGATGGACTCGTCGTACGCAAagctcctccagcagcagcagctcttctTGCAGCTGCAGATCCTCAGCCAGCAACAGCAGCACTACAACTATCACACCATCCTGCCTGCCCCCCCCAA GCCTCTCACTGAGCAGCCCCCCACGACCAACTGTGGCCCCTCTCCCTCCCGCAGCATTCCCACGACAACCACGACAGCCCCCTCCAATCAGAGTGGAACAACCCGTCAGAGCCAAACTGCAGCGGGAGGAGTAAAACCAAGCACTCTGCCAGCCAACCTCGATGAGTTCAAA GTCGCTGAGTTGAAACAGGAACTGAAATTGCGTGGTTTGACCGTTTCAGGCACCAAAAACGATCTTATTGAGAGGCTCCGCAACTATCAGGAGCATAATGGCAGCACCAGTCCAGTTTTGAAAAATGGCATGCAGATGCAGCAAAACCCTCAGGGCACAAACTCATCTGCTAACAAGATCACATCCTCTCCGGTCTCAACCACAAATCCTGAGCACCAGTCAGGAGAGAGTGTGTTTAAGATAGCTTTGTCCTCATTGGCTCAAGTGGTTCCTGGGAGAGTCATGCGTTTTGGCAGCACTAGTTCCACCCCACCAGTGTCGCCTACTCCCTCTGAGAGGTCATTCACCAGTCCAGATGAGACAAGCTGTAATGGAGACTTGTTTGGAGAGATG GTGAGCTCTCCTCTTACCCAGCTCACACTGCACCCTTCTCCTCAGCATCCATCAAACATCTCTCCAGTCTCACGGCCTCTCTCCAAGGTCAAAGAGGAGATCCAGAGCTCATGTTGCTTTTCCAAGTCTTCATCCTTAACTGGCCAGCACCCGGAGCACTTGTCAGTAGCCATGGACACATCTGCTATGGACAAGGACCAGATGCTCCAAGAGAAGGACAAAAAGATTGAGGAGTTGACTAGAATGCTAAAGCAAAAACAGAGGCTGGTGGAGACACTCAGGTCCCAGCTGGAGCAGGGCAAGATGACAGGTGGAGTAGTGGTGGAGAAGGAAGTTAGTGAGAAGAACAAAACTTCTCCAGCGGTTAAACTTCAAACTCTAAAAGCTTCGGCTATTCAGCCCCCAACACTCCCCAGTGGCCTCGTGGTGAAGGTGAAGAAGGAGGTGGAGCTTGAGGAAGGGGATGAGGGTGTAACAGAAGAGGCCCAGGTAAAGAAACAAGCTCAGCCCATGCAGTGCTCTCAGGAGACCCTGCTCAGGCTGCAGCAGATTCATCGGCTGCAGATTCAACAAGCCGAACAGCACAAACAGCAGTTACAGCAGCCCAGACAGCAGCAAAGTCAAGTGCAACAACAGAAGTTGGCAGAGACTAAGTTACACCctcaaaaacagcaacagctgaAGAAAGAAGCTCAGATCCTTCTTCATCAGCAGCAGAATCTCCAGCAGCTCATTATACAACAAACCCAACAGAAACAGCTCCTGGCCCAGCAAAAGTTAGCACAGCAGACACTGGCCCAACAGAAACTTTCACAACTGAAGCTGGTGCAGCAGAACCAGCTCAAACAAGCCCAAGGCCAACCAAACCAGCAGAAGAACCAGGCCCACCTGAAGCAGGTTCAGGTGCAGATACAGAACCAGACAATGATGAGCCAGAAGCCTGCAGGGAACCCAGCACAACAGAGGAAGCAGCTGAAGGCTcagcacagacagcagcagaaacagcagacGGCAGCTGTCGCCACACAACAG GTGACTCCAGTCTTAATTAACCAACAGAACAGCACTCAAATCCACGCTCAGGCCATTTCATTAGACCTCCTAAAGGCCAACGGCACACCGACACTGGTCACTGATAGCAATGGTAACCACTACTTGATTGCTCTGACTGGTCACACCACAGACGGACAAAACGGACTGTCGTCATTGGCCAAAACCAGTGGACGCATCACATTGCAG agaTTGCAGTCGAGCCCAAGTAAACTTCCCAGTTCTGCTAACCAGTCGAAAGAGCAAACAGAGGCCACACCTGTTAGCCAGCCAACGAAAAAG GGGGACAAACTGGCGCTGCATCTAGACACCAGTGGTGTTCCAGAGCCCAGTATGTCAGTCACCGCTCCACCCAACCTGCAGCCTTTGTTTGATGACATGTCGGATAGCGAAAGCCAAAGCAACTTAATCTCATCTCTCAAG AGAGAGGAGGTGTGTCCGACTTACGACCGGCACACACTGTTCACCCCTCCCTCTCCCAAACCCAACACCTTCCTTCCTACTCAACGCTCCAAA GAGAATGGCATGAATAGTCAGCAGATGGATGACCTGTTTGACATCCTGCTGAAGAGTGGAG AGCCCCTCATCTCCCCTCAGCCCACTGTAGGAGAGCCCTGCTCAGGCAGCGGGCGCctggaggacttcctggagAGCACCACAGGTGCCCCTCTGCTGGGCATGGAGCCGGATGGTGGTCTGACACTGATCGAtgacctccacagccaaatgcTTAGCACGCCCAGCATCCTAGACCACCCTCCCTCCCCTATGGACACAACCGACCTGGGCTTCTCTCCTCATTCTACAGGGCTGGACTTTGGTGACCCCACCTTGGATGGTATGGACTGGCTGGATGTCTCCATGGTAGAGAGCACTAGTGGAGGGAGTGGGGGTGGtggagaggggagaggagggggagcTGACGAAGGAGACGGGGGAACAAGTCTGGCCCCACTGGCACCACACACTCCCCCGAGCGTCTTTTCGGCTGATTTTCTGGACAGCACAGACTTGCAGCTGCACTGGGAGTCTTGTCTGtag
- the mrtfab gene encoding myocardin related transcription factor Ab isoform X1 — protein MLQPQTTEEPSPGSMEVTGTPVSASSPQSEAVTNELQELSLQPAPNLLPLQERKNVLQLKLQQRRTREELVSQGIMPPLKSPAAFHEQRRSLERARTEDYLKRKIRSRPERAELVRMHILEETSAEPSLQAKQLQLKRARLADDLNDKISHRPGPIELIHKNILSVSCLLQHSLLDSPKGAGGESSSLDEDSSDALSPDQLTNHDSPLSAVPQLSPSDALTQNGDISPTQFLTQPPPPPVPLPPPPVNGPESSQLQKLTNGMTSETSRHSTGQIKSHTKTSSDRPLHRPKKPKDNKPKVKKLKYHQYIPPDQKADKERPPQMDSSYAKLLQQQQLFLQLQILSQQQQHYNYHTILPAPPKPLTEQPPTTNCGPSPSRSIPTTTTTAPSNQSGTTRQSQTAAGGVKPSTLPANLDEFKVAELKQELKLRGLTVSGTKNDLIERLRNYQEHNGSTSPVLKNGMQMQQNPQGTNSSANKITSSPVSTTNPEHQSGESVFKIALSSLAQVVPGRVMRFGSTSSTPPVSPTPSERSFTSPDETSCNGDLFGEMVSSPLTQLTLHPSPQHPSNISPVSRPLSKVKEEIQSSCCFSKSSSLTGQHPEHLSVAMDTSAMDKDQMLQEKDKKIEELTRMLKQKQRLVETLRSQLEQGKMTGGVVVEKEVSEKNKTSPAVKLQTLKASAIQPPTLPSGLVVKVKKEVELEEGDEGVTEEAQVKKQAQPMQCSQETLLRLQQIHRLQIQQAEQHKQQLQQPRQQQSQVQQQKLAETKLHPQKQQQLKKEAQILLHQQQNLQQLIIQQTQQKQLLAQQKLAQQTLAQQKLSQLKLVQQNQLKQAQGQPNQQKNQAHLKQVQVQIQNQTMMSQKPAGNPAQQRKQLKAQHRQQQKQQTAAVATQQVTPVLINQQNSTQIHAQAISLDLLKANGTPTLVTDSNGNHYLIALTGHTTDGQNGLSSLAKTSGRITLQRLQSSPSKLPSSANQSKEQTEATPVSQPTKKGDKLALHLDTSGVPEPSMSVTAPPNLQPLFDDMSDSESQSNLISSLKREEVCPTYDRHTLFTPPSPKPNTFLPTQRSKENGMNSQQMDDLFDILLKSGEIPGFKANPDPSLAPLHSDPPSPSSPPSPLHLSPPSPTEPLISPQPTVGEPCSGSGRLEDFLESTTGAPLLGMEPDGGLTLIDDLHSQMLSTPSILDHPPSPMDTTDLGFSPHSTGLDFGDPTLDGMDWLDVSMVESTSGGSGGGGEGRGGGADEGDGGTSLAPLAPHTPPSVFSADFLDSTDLQLHWESCL, from the exons TCCTCCAGCTCAAACTTCAGCAAAGACGCACACGAGAGGAACTGGTCAGCCAAGGCATCATGCCAC CACTGAAGAGCCCTGCAGCCTTTCACGAACAGCGGAGGAGTCTGGAGCGAGCAAGG ACCGAGGACTATCTCAAGAGGAAGATCCGGAGTCGTCCTGAACGAGCCGAACTCGTCAGGATGCACATTCTGGAGG AAACGTCGGCAGAGCCATCTCTACAGGCTAAGCAGCTGCAGTTAAAGCGAGCACGATTGGCTGATGACCTCAACGACAAGATCTCCCATAGACCAGGTCCCATTGAACTGATTCACAAGAACATCCTGTCAGTCAGCTGCCTTCTGCAGCATTCACTGCTGG ATTCTCCAAAGGGCGCAGGGGGAGAGAGCTCATCCTTAGATGAAGACAGCAGTGATGCTCTGTCTCCAGACCAGCTGACCAATCATGACTCTCCCCTGAGTGCTGTCCCTCAGCTGTCCCCCAGTGATGCGCTCACCCAGAATGGGGACATTTCTCCCACACAG ttcCTTACAcagccccctccccccccagTTCCACTACCCCCTCCTCCGGTAAATGGGCCAGAATCTTCTCAACTCCAAAAACTAACAAATGGAATGACTTCAGAAACTTCTCGCCACTCTACTGGACAGATCAAG TCTCATACTAAGACGAGTTCAGACCGTCCCCTGCACAGACCTAAGAAACCAAAGGACAACAAACCTAAG GTGAAGAAGCTGAAGTACCACCAGTACATCCCTCCAGACCAAAAGGCAGACAAGGAGCGTCCGCCTCAGATGGACTCGTCGTACGCAAagctcctccagcagcagcagctcttctTGCAGCTGCAGATCCTCAGCCAGCAACAGCAGCACTACAACTATCACACCATCCTGCCTGCCCCCCCCAA GCCTCTCACTGAGCAGCCCCCCACGACCAACTGTGGCCCCTCTCCCTCCCGCAGCATTCCCACGACAACCACGACAGCCCCCTCCAATCAGAGTGGAACAACCCGTCAGAGCCAAACTGCAGCGGGAGGAGTAAAACCAAGCACTCTGCCAGCCAACCTCGATGAGTTCAAA GTCGCTGAGTTGAAACAGGAACTGAAATTGCGTGGTTTGACCGTTTCAGGCACCAAAAACGATCTTATTGAGAGGCTCCGCAACTATCAGGAGCATAATGGCAGCACCAGTCCAGTTTTGAAAAATGGCATGCAGATGCAGCAAAACCCTCAGGGCACAAACTCATCTGCTAACAAGATCACATCCTCTCCGGTCTCAACCACAAATCCTGAGCACCAGTCAGGAGAGAGTGTGTTTAAGATAGCTTTGTCCTCATTGGCTCAAGTGGTTCCTGGGAGAGTCATGCGTTTTGGCAGCACTAGTTCCACCCCACCAGTGTCGCCTACTCCCTCTGAGAGGTCATTCACCAGTCCAGATGAGACAAGCTGTAATGGAGACTTGTTTGGAGAGATG GTGAGCTCTCCTCTTACCCAGCTCACACTGCACCCTTCTCCTCAGCATCCATCAAACATCTCTCCAGTCTCACGGCCTCTCTCCAAGGTCAAAGAGGAGATCCAGAGCTCATGTTGCTTTTCCAAGTCTTCATCCTTAACTGGCCAGCACCCGGAGCACTTGTCAGTAGCCATGGACACATCTGCTATGGACAAGGACCAGATGCTCCAAGAGAAGGACAAAAAGATTGAGGAGTTGACTAGAATGCTAAAGCAAAAACAGAGGCTGGTGGAGACACTCAGGTCCCAGCTGGAGCAGGGCAAGATGACAGGTGGAGTAGTGGTGGAGAAGGAAGTTAGTGAGAAGAACAAAACTTCTCCAGCGGTTAAACTTCAAACTCTAAAAGCTTCGGCTATTCAGCCCCCAACACTCCCCAGTGGCCTCGTGGTGAAGGTGAAGAAGGAGGTGGAGCTTGAGGAAGGGGATGAGGGTGTAACAGAAGAGGCCCAGGTAAAGAAACAAGCTCAGCCCATGCAGTGCTCTCAGGAGACCCTGCTCAGGCTGCAGCAGATTCATCGGCTGCAGATTCAACAAGCCGAACAGCACAAACAGCAGTTACAGCAGCCCAGACAGCAGCAAAGTCAAGTGCAACAACAGAAGTTGGCAGAGACTAAGTTACACCctcaaaaacagcaacagctgaAGAAAGAAGCTCAGATCCTTCTTCATCAGCAGCAGAATCTCCAGCAGCTCATTATACAACAAACCCAACAGAAACAGCTCCTGGCCCAGCAAAAGTTAGCACAGCAGACACTGGCCCAACAGAAACTTTCACAACTGAAGCTGGTGCAGCAGAACCAGCTCAAACAAGCCCAAGGCCAACCAAACCAGCAGAAGAACCAGGCCCACCTGAAGCAGGTTCAGGTGCAGATACAGAACCAGACAATGATGAGCCAGAAGCCTGCAGGGAACCCAGCACAACAGAGGAAGCAGCTGAAGGCTcagcacagacagcagcagaaacagcagacGGCAGCTGTCGCCACACAACAG GTGACTCCAGTCTTAATTAACCAACAGAACAGCACTCAAATCCACGCTCAGGCCATTTCATTAGACCTCCTAAAGGCCAACGGCACACCGACACTGGTCACTGATAGCAATGGTAACCACTACTTGATTGCTCTGACTGGTCACACCACAGACGGACAAAACGGACTGTCGTCATTGGCCAAAACCAGTGGACGCATCACATTGCAG agaTTGCAGTCGAGCCCAAGTAAACTTCCCAGTTCTGCTAACCAGTCGAAAGAGCAAACAGAGGCCACACCTGTTAGCCAGCCAACGAAAAAG GGGGACAAACTGGCGCTGCATCTAGACACCAGTGGTGTTCCAGAGCCCAGTATGTCAGTCACCGCTCCACCCAACCTGCAGCCTTTGTTTGATGACATGTCGGATAGCGAAAGCCAAAGCAACTTAATCTCATCTCTCAAG AGAGAGGAGGTGTGTCCGACTTACGACCGGCACACACTGTTCACCCCTCCCTCTCCCAAACCCAACACCTTCCTTCCTACTCAACGCTCCAAA GAGAATGGCATGAATAGTCAGCAGATGGATGACCTGTTTGACATCCTGCTGAAGAGTGGAG AAATTCCCGGTTTCAAGGCCAATCCGGACCCATCTCTCGCCCCTCTCCATTCTGACCCACCCTCTCCATCTTCTCCCCCATCTCCCCTTCACCTCTCCCCTCCTTCCCCTACAGAGCCCCTCATCTCCCCTCAGCCCACTGTAGGAGAGCCCTGCTCAGGCAGCGGGCGCctggaggacttcctggagAGCACCACAGGTGCCCCTCTGCTGGGCATGGAGCCGGATGGTGGTCTGACACTGATCGAtgacctccacagccaaatgcTTAGCACGCCCAGCATCCTAGACCACCCTCCCTCCCCTATGGACACAACCGACCTGGGCTTCTCTCCTCATTCTACAGGGCTGGACTTTGGTGACCCCACCTTGGATGGTATGGACTGGCTGGATGTCTCCATGGTAGAGAGCACTAGTGGAGGGAGTGGGGGTGGtggagaggggagaggagggggagcTGACGAAGGAGACGGGGGAACAAGTCTGGCCCCACTGGCACCACACACTCCCCCGAGCGTCTTTTCGGCTGATTTTCTGGACAGCACAGACTTGCAGCTGCACTGGGAGTCTTGTCTGtag